The DNA region TCGGATCACCCGCTCCCCCCACAGCAGCTCGTAGGGAAAGGCCGGGACGTCGCTCATGTGGATGCCGGCGCAGACCACCGTGCCTCCCTTCCCGACCGCCCGCAGGGCCACGGGGACCAGGGAACCGACCGGCGCGAAGAGGATGGCGGCGTCGAGCGGCTCGGGGGGCGGCTCCAGGGAGCTTCCGGCCCATTCGGCGCCGAGCTCCCGGGCGAAGCGCTGCCCTTCCTCGTCGCCGGGGCGCGTGAACGCGAAGATCCGGCGTCCTTGCGACCGCGCCACCTGGATGACGAGGTGCGCGGCGGCGCCGAATCCGTAGAACCCGATCCGTTCCGCCTCCCCGGCCGCCTTGAGCGATCGATAGCCGATGAGACCGGCGCACAGCAGCGGCGCCGCCTGCAAGTCGGAGAATTCCCCGGGGAGGGGGAGGCAGAAGCGGGCGTCGGCCACGGCGTACTCCGCGTACCCCCCGTCGATCTGATAGCCGGTGAAGCGCGCGCTATCGCAGAGGTTCTCCCGCTCGGAGCGACAATAGCCGCAGACCCCGCACGTTTCGCCGAGCCACGGAACCCCGGCGCGATCCCCTTCCTTCCAGCCCTCCACCTCGCCGCCGGTCGCGGCGATCGTCCCGACGATCTCGTGCCCGGGAACGAGCGGCCGAAGGGGGGCCGGCAGGTCGCCGTCCACGATGTGCAGATCGGTCCGGCAGACGCCGCAGGCCGAGACGCGCAGCAGGACCTGCCGCGGCGACGGCTCCGGGATGGGGAGCCGAGCGTCGCGCAAAGGACGCCCGGGAGCGTCCAGGACCATCGCGCGCATCATGCCCTGGGTCAGTCCACCGCCTCGTGACAGACTGCTTCGATGTTGTTGCCGTCGGGATCGAGGACGAACGCGCCGTAATAGCTCGGATGGTAGTGCTCGCGAATTCCCGGCTTTCCGTTGTCCTTGCCGCCCGCCTTGATGGCGGCGCCATAGAACGCGTCCACCTTCGAGCGCTCCTTGGAGGTGAAGGCGACGTGCGTGCCGCCGGCGGAAGGGGTCCTCTTGCGGATCCAGAAATCGGGCTTCCCCCCGATTCCGAAGCCGACGCCGCCCGGATATTCCATGACGACCTGGTACCCGAGCGGCGCGAGCGCCTCGGTGAAGAACTGGCGGCTCTTCTTGGCGTCTTTGACGTTCAGCGTGATGTGATCGATCATGCTTCAGCTCCCGCCCGGCTTACAGCCCGGCCTGAAATGAAAGCCCGCCTTCTCGAGACGATCCGGCGAGCGGACTATCCGGAGGCCGCCCTGGCGGCCAGCTCGATCGCCCGGTCCAGCTGGGGATCGGCCCCCGCCGCGTAAGGCAGCGCGTCCTCGACCTTCACGTCGGGGTCAACGCCCCGTCCTTCCAGGATCTCTCCGTCGACGCGGACTCCCGAGACGGCGAGGAACAGAAGCGATCGGTCCGAGAGCAGAAAGCAGGTCCCGCCCGAGACCGCGCCGGCCGTCCGCTCGCCGATCAGCTTGCCGAGGCGATGCTTCTGCACCGCGTAGGAGACCACTTCCTTGCCGCTCCGCGTCCCGCCGTTGATCAGGATGAAGAGGGGCCGGCGCCACTGGGAGTCGAGCGCCCTCTCCTTGCCGTCCCGCCCGATCGAGGCCAGGACGGGCGGAGCCTGGTCGAAGAGGCTCACGAAATCGGGGTTGCAGCCGCCCCAGCCGTTGCGGAAATCGAGGATCAGCGCCCGGGCCTCCGCCAGCTCGTCCTGGAGGGAATCCTGGAGCGC from Candidatus Polarisedimenticolia bacterium includes:
- a CDS encoding zinc-dependent alcohol dehydrogenase family protein, whose amino-acid sequence is MRAMVLDAPGRPLRDARLPIPEPSPRQVLLRVSACGVCRTDLHIVDGDLPAPLRPLVPGHEIVGTIAATGGEVEGWKEGDRAGVPWLGETCGVCGYCRSERENLCDSARFTGYQIDGGYAEYAVADARFCLPLPGEFSDLQAAPLLCAGLIGYRSLKAAGEAERIGFYGFGAAAHLVIQVARSQGRRIFAFTRPGDEEGQRFARELGAEWAGSSLEPPPEPLDAAILFAPVGSLVPVALRAVGKGGTVVCAGIHMSDVPAFPYELLWGERVIRSVANLTRRDGREFMELAPRIPVRADWRAYPLAEANAALAEFRDGKVKGAAVLIVGSQ
- a CDS encoding VOC family protein, which encodes MIDHITLNVKDAKKSRQFFTEALAPLGYQVVMEYPGGVGFGIGGKPDFWIRKRTPSAGGTHVAFTSKERSKVDAFYGAAIKAGGKDNGKPGIREHYHPSYYGAFVLDPDGNNIEAVCHEAVD